The proteins below are encoded in one region of Chitinophagales bacterium:
- the nuoL gene encoding NADH-quinone oxidoreductase subunit L — protein sequence MNYQYTALIPLLPLAGFLLLGLFGRKYIGKSSGAIATMLLLISAALSLLTAYTYFFVNGKTNGIYQTIMPLDVMWLKFSDTLSIRMGITLDPIGVMMLVVVTFVSLMVHIYSTGYMQGEERFSTYFSFLQLFTFSMLGLVMASNIFQIYVFWELVGVSSYLLIGYYYDRPSAVAAAKKAFIVTRFADFGFLIGILILAFYAETLDFALLLQRLTTPTPQLASIISASFMGVSALSWGLVLVFIGGAGKSAMFPLHIWLPDAMEGPTPVSALIHAATMVVAGVFLVARLFPVFAMSDPVALQVVAAVGVFSAMLAAVIACTQTDIKRVLAYSTMSQIGYMMFALGVAGYGGEHGLGYTASMFHLFTHAFFKSLLFLGAGAVIHLVHSNEMKDMGGLRKKMPVAHITFLIACLAISGVPPFAGFFSKEEILHAAHSSNLPVYYIALITSGITAFYMFRLYFSIFWNKTAFNTAISAHEVHDHAAEHGEGTWSMKIPLLVLACCTLITGFVPFSAFVTSDGVPFQTHFNLVFSILPVCFALSGIAIAFLLYQKQNQRAERIAAGLGGFYKAALAKFYIDEVYLFITKKIVFNLIGRPAAWFDRNIVDGTMNGIAWTTGQFSASIKGLQSGKVQGYAIYFFGGIVMLMLIFIYWWN from the coding sequence TTATTCCGCTGTTACCGTTGGCAGGTTTTCTTCTGCTGGGTTTGTTTGGAAGAAAATACATTGGGAAATCTTCCGGTGCCATCGCCACGATGCTGCTCTTAATTTCAGCAGCCTTGTCTCTGCTGACCGCTTATACTTATTTTTTTGTAAACGGAAAGACAAACGGCATTTATCAGACCATTATGCCGCTTGATGTAATGTGGCTGAAGTTTTCTGATACACTCAGTATCAGGATGGGTATAACGCTGGATCCTATTGGAGTGATGATGCTTGTAGTCGTCACCTTCGTTTCGCTGATGGTGCATATCTATTCCACCGGCTACATGCAAGGTGAAGAACGGTTCAGTACTTATTTTTCATTTCTGCAGCTTTTTACCTTTTCCATGCTCGGACTGGTGATGGCAAGCAATATTTTTCAGATCTATGTTTTCTGGGAGCTGGTAGGTGTATCATCTTACCTGCTCATCGGATATTATTACGACCGTCCGTCTGCTGTTGCTGCCGCCAAGAAAGCATTCATCGTTACACGCTTCGCTGATTTCGGATTCCTTATCGGTATTCTCATTCTTGCATTCTATGCCGAAACGCTGGACTTCGCATTACTCCTGCAACGTCTTACTACGCCTACACCACAACTGGCATCCATCATTTCAGCATCCTTTATGGGTGTCTCCGCCCTGAGTTGGGGACTGGTACTGGTGTTTATTGGCGGCGCCGGTAAGTCAGCCATGTTTCCATTGCATATCTGGTTGCCGGATGCCATGGAAGGTCCAACGCCTGTATCTGCTTTGATTCATGCCGCCACCATGGTAGTGGCAGGTGTTTTTTTAGTGGCCAGGTTATTTCCGGTTTTCGCTATGTCTGATCCTGTGGCATTGCAGGTGGTGGCTGCCGTTGGCGTTTTCTCAGCAATGCTCGCGGCAGTGATTGCCTGTACGCAAACGGATATTAAAAGGGTATTGGCTTATTCCACTATGTCGCAGATCGGGTATATGATGTTTGCATTGGGTGTGGCAGGTTATGGCGGTGAACATGGATTGGGTTACACGGCTTCGATGTTTCACTTGTTTACGCATGCATTCTTCAAGTCATTGCTGTTTCTGGGTGCCGGAGCCGTTATACATTTAGTACACAGTAATGAAATGAAGGATATGGGCGGACTGAGAAAAAAAATGCCTGTCGCGCACATCACGTTTCTGATTGCCTGTCTGGCCATTTCGGGTGTACCGCCTTTTGCTGGATTCTTCAGTAAGGAAGAAATTCTGCATGCTGCGCATAGTTCAAACTTGCCTGTTTATTATATCGCACTCATCACTTCAGGCATCACAGCATTCTATATGTTCCGGTTGTACTTTTCCATATTCTGGAACAAAACAGCTTTCAATACAGCCATATCTGCACATGAAGTTCACGATCATGCAGCGGAGCATGGAGAAGGAACATGGTCCATGAAGATTCCGCTACTCGTGCTGGCCTGCTGCACCCTGATAACCGGCTTTGTACCCTTTTCAGCATTTGTTACATCCGATGGTGTTCCGTTTCAAACACATTTCAACCTGGTTTTTTCAATACTGCCCGTATGCTTTGCCTTATCAGGAATAGCGATTGCCTTTTTGCTGTATCAAAAGCAAAATCAACGGGCCGAAAGGATTGCAGCGGGGCTCGGAGGTTTCTATAAAGCGGCGCTTGCAAAATTTTATATTGATGAAGTCTATCTGTTTATTACAAAAAAGATCGTTTTCAATTTGATCGGAAGGCCTGCTGCATGGTTTGACCGCAACATTGTGGATGGCACCATGAATGGCATTGCGTGGACGACCGGACAGTTTTCTGCTTCCATCAAAGGTTTGCAATCGGGGAAAGTGCAGGGATATGCCATATATTTCTTCGGCGGCATCGTGATGCTGATGCTGATTTTTATTTACTGGTGGAATTGA
- a CDS encoding T9SS type A sorting domain-containing protein, protein MKKTLLALCMSSFLAAPVFAQWIEEATGFSTASRGVNQVVITSHDNAWVTAYNGSGSGSANVRDYSRTTDGGNTWTAGTVSAAPTNFSWSCLAAIDENTAWAMFFKNTSAATGGIFKTTDGGATWTQQGTGVIFATASTSFPDVLYFWDANTGLAVGDPVNNEFEIYTTADGGTTWSAVAGANIPDPLSGEYGYTRVFAVSDDIFWFGTNKGRIYKTTDHGATWSVVQVTGLTDLQQIDYKDENLGWAKYIDASSNVTFMRTTDGGASWTAVIPSGMMYKGSFCYVPKTDMTLVSTGVDYTIPDIGSSYSLDGGDTWETIDDGIQYTTVKFYDNITGWAGGFNLDATTGGVFKYDGGFVATGIAPSTSAYQSKIYPNPSNGLFYLSFDAENNLPVNLQVTDAMGRLVMKESYKDKSQLWLKAIDMSSFGTGVYFLKLENNGYETIQKLIVQ, encoded by the coding sequence ATGAAAAAAACCTTACTCGCTTTATGTATGTCTTCTTTTCTTGCGGCACCGGTGTTTGCCCAATGGATAGAAGAGGCCACCGGCTTCTCTACAGCAAGCCGTGGCGTTAACCAGGTTGTAATCACCAGCCATGACAATGCCTGGGTTACCGCCTATAACGGGTCCGGAAGCGGCAGTGCCAATGTCCGCGACTACTCGAGAACTACCGATGGTGGAAATACCTGGACAGCAGGAACCGTTTCAGCAGCTCCTACCAATTTCAGCTGGTCGTGCCTCGCCGCTATCGATGAAAACACAGCCTGGGCGATGTTTTTCAAAAATACGTCTGCTGCCACCGGTGGCATTTTCAAAACCACGGATGGCGGAGCAACATGGACGCAACAAGGCACCGGCGTTATCTTCGCAACAGCCAGCACCTCCTTTCCTGATGTGCTTTATTTCTGGGATGCCAATACCGGTCTCGCTGTGGGTGATCCGGTAAACAATGAGTTTGAGATCTATACCACTGCCGATGGTGGCACAACGTGGTCGGCAGTAGCCGGCGCCAATATTCCTGATCCGCTTTCAGGCGAATATGGTTATACGCGTGTTTTTGCCGTGTCGGACGATATCTTCTGGTTTGGTACCAATAAGGGTAGAATTTATAAAACTACTGATCATGGCGCTACCTGGTCGGTTGTGCAGGTGACCGGGCTTACTGATTTACAACAGATAGATTACAAAGATGAAAACCTGGGCTGGGCTAAATATATTGATGCAAGTTCCAACGTCACTTTTATGCGTACTACGGACGGCGGCGCCAGCTGGACAGCGGTGATTCCTTCCGGAATGATGTATAAAGGTTCATTCTGTTATGTACCCAAAACAGATATGACACTGGTTTCCACCGGTGTTGATTATACAATACCTGATATCGGATCATCCTATAGCCTGGATGGCGGTGATACCTGGGAGACTATTGATGACGGTATTCAATATACCACAGTAAAATTTTATGATAACATCACCGGCTGGGCAGGCGGATTTAATTTAGATGCCACAACGGGCGGTGTCTTCAAATACGATGGCGGATTCGTTGCCACAGGCATCGCACCGTCTACATCAGCTTACCAGTCAAAAATTTATCCCAATCCTTCCAATGGCTTATTCTACCTGTCTTTTGACGCGGAGAACAATTTGCCCGTTAACCTGCAGGTGACCGATGCGATGGGCAGGCTGGTGATGAAAGAGAGCTACAAGGACAAATCGCAACTTTGGTTGAAAGCAATAGACATGAGCAGTTTTGGTACCGGCGTATATTTTCTGAAGCTGGAAAACAACGGATATGAAACCATACAGAAACTGATCGTTCAATAG
- the recR gene encoding recombination mediator RecR yields MNFPSRLIEQAVNEFEKLPGIGKKTALRLVLHLLKQDVATAEHFGEAIMRMRREIRFCKNCHNIADHELCSICENPKRNQSLVCVVENIRDVIAIESTNQYNGLYHVLGGVISPLEGIGPEELNIDSLGERCRHGEVKEVIMALNPTIEGDTTIFYLSKKLQSLPVKITSIARGISFGGELEYVDDITLARSIATRMPYENYLVRSGE; encoded by the coding sequence ATGAATTTTCCTTCCAGATTAATTGAACAGGCGGTTAATGAGTTTGAAAAACTGCCCGGCATCGGAAAAAAAACCGCACTCCGGTTGGTGTTGCACCTGCTCAAGCAGGATGTGGCCACGGCGGAGCATTTTGGCGAGGCCATCATGCGCATGCGCAGGGAGATCCGCTTCTGTAAAAACTGCCACAACATTGCAGACCATGAGCTGTGCAGCATCTGCGAAAACCCCAAGCGCAATCAATCACTTGTATGCGTCGTGGAAAACATCCGCGATGTGATTGCCATAGAATCTACCAATCAGTACAACGGTTTGTATCATGTGCTGGGCGGCGTTATCAGTCCGCTGGAAGGCATTGGCCCGGAAGAGTTAAATATTGATTCATTGGGTGAGCGCTGCAGGCACGGTGAAGTAAAAGAAGTGATCATGGCATTGAATCCCACTATTGAAGGCGACACCACTATTTTCTATCTCTCGAAAAAACTGCAATCCCTTCCTGTTAAGATTACCAGTATTGCCCGTGGTATTTCCTTCGGCGGCGAACTGGAATATGTAGATGATATAACGCTGGCGAGGTCGATTGCCACGCGGATGCCGTATGAGAATTATTTGGTGAGGAGTGGGGAGTAG
- a CDS encoding glycosyltransferase, whose translation MLQLSVIIVNYNVRFFLEQALLSVKKAVRHLSAEIIVVDNNSVDGTGDMMREKFPDVIYLENKENIGFAKANNQGIGIAKGKYVLLLNPDTIVEEDTFEKCIQFMEAHPDAGALGVKMLDGKGNFLPESKRGFPTPSVGFYKAFGLSRLFPKSKTFGSYHLGYLSENETHEVDVLAGAFMFIRKTALDKAGWLDEAFFMYGEDIDLSYRIVKAGYKNYYFADTRIIHYKGESTRKGTMNYVRMFYQAMIIFAQKHFSSSGAGIYILMLKAAIYLRALLSVIYSVMHRWSLPVVDALTMYGGMLLLKNYWQYNVKVAEGLTYPEEYIYFIIPGYILIWLLSVFFSGGYEKNARPARIIRGLFFGTVVIAAIYGFLPDTMRFSRAMIILGFIFGLFSMIGIRLLLHFARYKNLRLDETMEKKLVIVGNREESSRVEMLLNQAKVKNDYIGYVSTRKETQYSAHHLGEVDQLSEIARIYKIDEVIFCSKDISAQRIIEWMSRLGTDLEYKIVPEDSLSIIGSNSKDAPGELYTIEIKLAIATSFNKRSKRLFDLAAALFLLLTLPVNILIVSNPAGLAANIFRVFAGRKSWVGYAGGIEQQYQLPPLREAVLTPLDELKNLQLNDAAISRINLLYAKDYSTSHDAELFIKCYRSLGSVSAPAAAQDTSH comes from the coding sequence ATGCTTCAGCTTTCAGTCATCATTGTCAATTACAATGTCCGGTTCTTCCTGGAACAGGCATTATTATCTGTGAAGAAGGCAGTGCGGCATTTATCAGCAGAAATTATTGTCGTGGATAATAATTCGGTAGATGGTACCGGCGATATGATGCGGGAAAAATTTCCGGATGTGATATACCTGGAAAATAAAGAGAACATAGGCTTTGCAAAAGCCAACAATCAGGGCATCGGCATCGCCAAAGGCAAGTATGTTTTATTGCTCAATCCTGATACAATTGTAGAGGAAGACACTTTTGAAAAATGTATTCAGTTCATGGAAGCGCATCCTGATGCGGGTGCACTCGGCGTGAAGATGCTCGATGGTAAAGGAAATTTTCTGCCGGAATCGAAGCGCGGATTTCCCACTCCTTCCGTAGGATTTTATAAAGCGTTCGGTTTATCCAGGCTTTTTCCTAAATCAAAAACTTTCGGCAGCTACCACCTCGGTTATCTTTCAGAAAATGAAACACATGAAGTGGATGTGCTGGCAGGCGCTTTCATGTTCATCCGGAAAACCGCATTGGATAAAGCCGGCTGGCTCGATGAAGCCTTCTTCATGTATGGTGAAGACATTGATCTTTCTTACCGCATTGTGAAAGCCGGTTACAAAAATTACTACTTCGCCGACACGCGCATCATTCACTATAAGGGCGAAAGCACCCGGAAAGGCACGATGAATTATGTGCGCATGTTTTACCAGGCTATGATCATTTTTGCGCAGAAGCATTTCAGCAGCAGCGGTGCCGGCATTTACATACTCATGCTGAAAGCGGCAATTTATCTGCGCGCCCTGCTGTCTGTCATTTATTCCGTCATGCATCGCTGGAGTTTACCCGTTGTGGATGCACTCACGATGTACGGTGGCATGTTACTGCTCAAGAATTACTGGCAATACAATGTAAAGGTGGCCGAAGGTCTTACCTACCCTGAAGAATATATCTACTTTATTATTCCCGGTTACATTTTGATCTGGCTGCTCTCCGTTTTTTTCAGCGGCGGCTATGAAAAAAATGCCAGGCCGGCCCGCATTATACGTGGCCTTTTTTTCGGAACAGTGGTGATTGCAGCCATTTATGGTTTCCTGCCCGACACCATGCGCTTTTCCCGCGCCATGATCATACTCGGATTTATTTTCGGCCTGTTTTCCATGATCGGTATCCGGCTGCTCCTTCATTTTGCCAGGTATAAAAATTTGAGGCTGGATGAGACCATGGAAAAGAAGCTGGTCATCGTCGGCAACAGAGAAGAATCATCACGCGTGGAGATGCTCCTTAACCAGGCCAAAGTAAAAAACGATTATATCGGTTACGTTTCCACGAGGAAGGAAACCCAATACAGTGCCCATCACCTGGGTGAAGTGGATCAACTGTCGGAAATCGCCCGCATCTATAAAATTGATGAAGTGATCTTTTGTTCCAAAGATATTTCTGCGCAAAGGATTATTGAATGGATGAGCAGGCTGGGAACCGACCTGGAATACAAAATTGTTCCGGAAGATTCACTCAGCATCATTGGCAGCAATTCGAAAGATGCACCGGGCGAATTATATACCATTGAAATCAAACTCGCTATAGCAACGTCGTTTAACAAAAGAAGCAAGCGGCTGTTTGACCTGGCTGCCGCACTCTTCCTGCTGCTGACCTTGCCGGTGAATATTCTTATTGTAAGCAACCCTGCCGGATTGGCGGCCAATATTTTCAGGGTTTTTGCCGGAAGAAAAAGCTGGGTTGGCTATGCCGGTGGCATAGAGCAGCAATACCAGCTTCCGCCCTTGCGCGAAGCGGTACTCACACCGCTGGATGAATTGAAAAATCTGCAGCTGAATGATGCCGCCATTTCCCGTATTAACCTTTTGTATGCAAAGGATTATTCCACATCGCATGATGCCGAGTTGTTTATTAAATGCTACCGTTCGCTGGGTTCGGTGAGTGCGCCGGCAGCAGCACAGGATACTTCGCATTAA
- a CDS encoding amino acid decarboxylase, with protein MQQNDFLQREETLDPDDWTADRQLGGEMVADMMQFLQNVRSRAAWQPPSPQAKAHFKAEVPLEGMALEKVYAEFKKYILPYPTGNIHPRFWGWVMGNGSSSAMLADMLASAINLNQGGGNQIGGWVEAQVINWFKKLFSFPDEASGLVVSGGSMANLIGLTVARYAKAGYDLRKEGVYGAKKRMMVYASSEVHNCSNKAVELLGLGSDSLRLIAVNDQYQMDLTALALQISKDREEGRQPFCIVGNAVTVNTGAVDDLQAIADLCEKENLWFHVDGAIGAMLALSEKYRHLIKGMERADSIAFDLHKWMYIPYEAGCTLVRKGLQHYQAFSMHADYLAHEDRGVAAGDIWFSDYGVELSRGFKALKIWMSMKEHGVKKLGRLVAQNVEQVQYLKSLIADNSKLELLAPAPVNILCFRYVVPSLGPEQLNKLNKELLLRMHESGVAVPSYTVLQGRYALRVANTNHRTRRADFDLLISKVIELGDALADEYSKPLQ; from the coding sequence ATGCAACAAAATGACTTTTTGCAAAGGGAAGAGACACTCGATCCGGATGACTGGACGGCTGACCGGCAACTGGGCGGAGAGATGGTTGCTGACATGATGCAGTTTCTGCAAAATGTACGCAGCCGCGCCGCCTGGCAACCACCATCACCACAGGCAAAAGCACACTTCAAAGCTGAAGTGCCATTAGAAGGCATGGCACTTGAAAAAGTATACGCCGAATTCAAAAAATATATTCTTCCTTATCCTACGGGCAATATTCATCCGCGCTTTTGGGGTTGGGTGATGGGCAATGGTTCGTCGTCGGCTATGCTGGCCGATATGCTGGCCTCAGCCATTAACCTCAACCAGGGCGGCGGTAATCAGATAGGCGGCTGGGTGGAAGCACAGGTGATCAACTGGTTCAAAAAACTTTTCAGTTTTCCGGACGAAGCCAGCGGGCTGGTAGTCAGTGGCGGTTCCATGGCCAACCTGATCGGCCTCACTGTGGCACGGTATGCGAAAGCCGGTTATGATTTGAGGAAGGAAGGCGTCTATGGCGCGAAGAAAAGAATGATGGTGTATGCATCCTCAGAGGTGCACAACTGTTCAAACAAGGCGGTTGAATTGCTGGGATTGGGAAGCGATTCGCTGCGGCTGATAGCGGTGAATGATCAGTATCAAATGGATCTTACTGCACTTGCCTTGCAAATCAGCAAAGACCGCGAAGAAGGAAGGCAACCGTTCTGCATTGTTGGGAATGCTGTAACCGTGAACACAGGAGCAGTAGATGATTTGCAGGCGATTGCGGATCTCTGCGAAAAGGAAAATTTATGGTTTCATGTGGATGGTGCCATTGGCGCCATGCTTGCATTGTCTGAAAAATACAGGCACCTGATCAAAGGCATGGAGCGTGCCGATTCCATTGCCTTTGACCTGCACAAATGGATGTATATTCCTTATGAAGCCGGCTGCACCCTGGTGAGAAAGGGGTTGCAGCACTACCAGGCATTTTCCATGCATGCCGATTATCTTGCACATGAAGACAGGGGCGTGGCGGCCGGTGATATCTGGTTCAGCGACTATGGTGTAGAACTGTCGCGCGGATTCAAAGCACTGAAGATCTGGATGAGCATGAAAGAACATGGTGTGAAGAAACTGGGCCGGCTCGTGGCACAAAATGTGGAACAGGTGCAATACCTTAAATCATTAATAGCCGATAACAGTAAACTGGAACTGCTGGCACCGGCGCCCGTGAATATTCTCTGTTTCCGGTATGTGGTGCCATCACTTGGCCCGGAGCAGCTCAATAAACTTAATAAGGAACTGTTGCTGCGGATGCATGAAAGCGGCGTGGCAGTTCCTTCTTACACCGTTTTACAGGGAAGATATGCATTGCGTGTAGCCAATACCAACCACCGGACAAGAAGAGCGGATTTCGATCTGCTGATCAGTAAAGTGATTGAACTCGGTGATGCGCTGGCAGATGAATACAGCAAGCCACTGCAATAA